The window CGCCGGTGCTGACCAGGCGGACGGCGGCGGCGAGGTGTTCGGGGGTGACGTCCTTGAGCAGGAAGCCGCTGGCCCCGGCGGCGAGGGCGGCGTACACGTACTGGTCGAGGTCGAAGGTGGTCAGCATGATCACCCGGCAGTACGGGGCTTCGGCGAGGATGCGCCGGGCCGCCTCCAGGCCGTCCATGTTCGGCATCCGTATGTCCAGCAGTACGACGTCGGGGCGCAGTCGGCGAACGGCCGCGACCGCTTCCACCCCGTCGGCCGCCACGCCGACCACGTCGATCCCGCGGGCGGTCAGGATCAGCCGGAAGCCGGTGCGGACCAGGTCCTGGTCGTCGGCGATCAGCACGCGGGGCGCCTGGGGCGCCTCCGGCGTGGTCACGGTCGCCCCAGCGGGAGCCGGGCGCGCACCCGGTAGCCGCCGCCGAGGCGGCGGCGGGCGTCGAGGTCGCCCCCGTAGACGGCGACGCGTTCGCGCAGTCCGATCAGTCCGCGGCCGGCGCCCTCGGTCTTCGGCCGGTCCCGGTCGCCGGCGGGCCGCGGTCCGGGGGCGCCTCCCGTCAGGACGCTGGGCCCGTCGCCCAGCACCTCCACGCGCAGCGCGTGCTCCTGGTACCGCACCGTCACCTCGGTCCTGCCTCCGTCTCCGTGTTTGAGCGCGTTCGTCAGCGCCTCCTGGATGATCCGGTACGCCGTGACGTCGATCCCGGCCGGGAGGGGGCGCGGGTCCCCGGACATCCGTACCTCCACCGGCAGTCCGGCGAAGGCGAACTCGTCGATCAGCCGGCTGAGCCGTGCGAGGCTCGGCTGTGGCGCGAGCCGGTCGGCCGGGGCCCCGTACGGTTCGTCCGCGCCGTCCTGGGCGGGGGCCAGGAGCCCCAGCAGGTGGCGCAGTTCGGTCATCGTGTTGCGCCCGGCCCGCTCCACGGCGGCCATCGCCGCCGCGGCCTCGTCGGGCATCGTGGTGAGCACCTCGCGTGCGGCCCCGGCCTGGACCACCATCAGGCTCACGTTGTGGCTGACGATGTCGTGGAGCTCCGCCGCGATCCTGGCCCGTTCGGCGTCGACGGCCGTACCGGCCGCGCTCTCGCGCTCCCGCTCCAGCAGCCAGCCGCGTTCCTCGAGCGCCCTGCGGTGGCCGCGCCGGGCGCGCAGCAGGGCGACGGCGAGCGCGCCGGCCACGGCCGCGGAGCCGCAGGCCGCGACCACGGCGATGATCAGTCCCACCCCGAACTCCCCCACCTCGTAGGCCTGGAGGCCATTCTGCCGGACGGTCCGCGTACATCTCCGGGATGACCCGCTCGGACGGTTACATCCGGGGGCCGACGCACCGCGGCCGGGCGCCGTCTTAGGTTCGGGCCATGACAACTGATCACGACATTGCGCGGCAGGTCGTCGTACGGCTGGACGGTGTGCACAAGGAGTACGGCGACGCGAAGGCCCTGGACGGGCTGTCGCTGGAGATCCGGGCCGGGGACGCGGTGGCCGTGATGGGCCCCTCCGGCTGCGGCAAGTCCACGCTGCTCAACATGGTGGCCGGGCTCGACCGGCCGACGTCGGGCACCGTCGAGGTGCAGGGCCAGGACCTGGGCGGGCTGAACGAGACCGGACTGGCGCTGTTCCGGCGCCGGCACATCGGAATGATCTTCCAGTTCTTCAACCTGATCGACGACCTGCCCGTCCTGGACAACGTGGCGCTGGCCGCCCAGCTGACGGGCACTCCCGCCCGGCAGGCGCGCCGCCGGGCCCTGGAGCTCCTCGACGAGCTCGGCGTGGCCGGCCGTCGCAACAACTATCCGGCGACGCTCAGCGGGGGTGAGCGCCAGCGGGTGTCCGTGGCACGGGCCCTGATGAACCGTCCGGCGCTGCTGCTGGCGGACGAGCCGACCGGAGCCCTCGACAGCCGCTCGGGCGAGCAGGTGATGGACCTGCTGATCGACCTCAACCAGATCGGCCAGACCCTGCTGATCGTCACCCACGACCCGCAGTTGGCCGCCCGGTGCGCGAGCCGTCTGGTCGAGGTGGCCGACGGCCGGGTCGCCCGGCAGAGCGCGCTGGAGGCGACCGCGTGAGCGCCGTGTGGCGGGCCTCGCGCGCAGCGGTGAGACGCCGCAGGCTCCAGACCTTCGTCATCGGACTCGTCGTGCTCTGCTCGACCACGACCGTCCTCCTCGCGCTGGGGCTGCTCGACGCGGCCTCCAGCCCCTTCGACAGGGCGTACGCCGCCCAGCGCGGGGCGCACACCGTGGCGACCTTCGACACCGCGAAGGTCTCGCCCGGACAGCTGGAGCGGACGGCCCGGCAGCCCGGGGTGGAGGCCGCCGCGGGTCCGTTCGGGCAGGGCGTCGTGGACGTCCCCGAGGGCTGGCTCTGGATGTCCGGCGGCTCCCTCACGGTGGTGGGCCGGGCCGACCCGGGGGGCCCGGTGGACCGGATCGAGCTGCTGGAGGGCCACTGGGCGACGGCGCCCGGCGAGATCGTCGTCGGCTGGCCCTCAAACGGCTCGCCCGGACCACGCATGCTGGGAACCCGGCTCCCGGTGCCGGGTGGCGCGCCGCTGACCGTCGTGGGGTTCGCGGCCAGCATGACCAAGTCGGCGAGTGCGTGGGTGACGCCCGAACAGATGGCGGCGATGCGTCCGTCCGCCGCGCAGATGCTCTACCGCTTCTCGGACTCCTCGACCGACGCCCGGCTGGCCTCCTCGCTGGCCCGGGCGACCTCGGGAGTGCCCGAAGGGGCGCTGACCAGCGCGCAGACCCACTTGGCCCTGAAGGAGGCCTTTTCGGCGCTGGCCGACGCCTACCTCCCCTTCATGACCCTGTTCGGCGTCCTCGGCCTCCTGGTGTCCGCGCTGATCGTGGGGAACGTCGTCAGTGGGGCGGTCGTTTCCGGGTACCGGCACATCGGCGTGCTCAAGGCCCTGGGGTTCACCCCGAACCAGGTCGTCGCGGTGTACCTGACGATGATGGCCGTGCCTGCGGTCGTCGGCGCCGTCCTCGGCACCCTGCTCGGCAACGCACTGGCCGACCCCATCCTCAACGTCGCGTTCTCCGGCATCGAGACGGGCCGGGCCGCCGTCGGTGAGGTGGGCGCCTGGGTGTCCGCCGTCTGCCTGCTGGGGATGCCGGCCCTCGTCCTGCTCACCGCCCTGGTCCCGGCGCTGCGGGCGCACCGGCTGTCCGCGGCCCGGGCGATCAGCGCGGGCGGGGCCCCCCGGACCGGGCGCGGGCTGCGCGTCCAGCGCCTGCTCGGAGCCACTCCGCTGCCGCGCCCGGTCAGCCTGGGTCTGGGCCAGCCGTTCGCCCGGCCCGGCCGTACGCTGCTGACGATGGCGGCGATCGTCCTCGGGGTCACCACGGTCACCCTGGCGACCGGACTGACCAGCACGATGCTCGCGTTCGGCGAGGCCGGGCGGGGGCAGCCCGGTGCCCGGATCCATGTGGAGGCGGGAGGGCCGCGCAACGGCCGGCCCGCTCCCCCGCTCGGTGACGTGGCGACCGAGGAACGGCTGCGGTCCCTGCCGGGCGCCGCGGCGGTACGGGCCCGCGCACTGGCCCGGGTGAGCCTGACCGGGCAGTCCCGGCCCGTCTTCGCCAACTTCTACCGCGGGGACGACGCCTCGGCCGCCGGCCGGATCGCCAGGGGCCGCGAGGCGCGGGCAGCCGGCGAGGTCACGGCCGGGCCCGCCTTCCTGACCCAGCACGGGCTGAAGGTCGGCGACCGGGTCACCCTGGCGATGAACGGCCGGCAGGTGACCACGAGCGTCGTGGGCGAGCTGGTGGAGGGCAACGCGCAGGCCCTGGACGCCACCTGGCCGACCCTCGTCCAGCTGTCGCCGGACGCCCGTGCTGCCGAGTACGAGGTGCGCCTCGTGCCCGGGGCTGATGCCCGGGCCTACGCCGAGGCGGCCGGGGCGGCCGACCCGGGGCTGCGCGTGTCCGTGCTGGACAACCGGAACGCCGCCACCACCACCGTCGTCGCCTTCTCGTCCGTGTTCACCGTGCTGCTGAGCATCGTCGCGGCGCTCGGCGTCTTCAACACGGTCCTGCTGAGCACCCGGGAGCGCCGCCGGGACCTCGGCACGCTCAAGTCGATCGGGATGACCCCGCGGCAGGTCGTCGCGATGACCGTGACCTCGGTGGCGGGAGTGGGCGCGGTCGGCGGACTGCTCGGCGTCCCGCTCGGGATGGTCGCGCACCGGCTGCTCGTGGACAACGTCGGGGTGGTCACCTTCCCGGAGTCGATGAAGGACGTCTGGCATGCCCCGCACATGACCGGCCTGCTGCTGGCGGGCGTAGCGATCTCCCTTCTCGGCGCGCTGGTTCCGGCCCGGTCTGCGGCCCGGATGACCATCGCGGCGGCCCTGCACACCGAGTAGGGCCCGCCCGCAAGAAGACCCCGACCCGGCCTGCCCCGAGGGATTTCGTCACCTCCCCGGGCTGGGGGTCGTTAGGGCCTGGGGGTTGACTCGGGGGTCGAAGGGATGACGGAATGCGGCAATTTCCTCTGGAGATGCACCACATGGCACCCGGACGGGTGGTGGAGTGGCGACTCGGGTCCACGGCGGCGGAGGCCGGCGGCCCGGGTGCTCCGGGCGACGCCGGAGACCCGGCGGGCAGGATGGCGTCCTTCAACCAGGACAAGCACTTCACCGTCGCCGAGGAGAGCAGGGCCGCCGACGACCCGGTCGCGTCCTGGGTCGCGGTGACCTTCGAGGTGACCGGCCCGCTCGACGAGCGGGCCCTGGCGCAGTCCCTGCTCGCCTTCGTCCAGCGGCACGAGGTCCTGCGGTGCGCGTTCCGGCGCCTGGCCGGCGAGGTGGCGTGCGAGCCGTTCGACCCGGCCGGACTGACCCTCGAAGCCCAGCAGGTAGGTGAGTTCGGGTCGTCCGAGCAGCTGGGCGCCTTCCTCGTCGAGCGGTTCAAGCGGAGCATCGACACGCTTTCCTGGCCGCTGTTCATCATGGGGGCGGTGGTGCGCGAGGAGTCCTCGACGGTCTACCTCGCCTTCGACCACATCGTCTGCGACGGCATGTCGATGCCGATCGTGGCCCGCGAAGTGTCGACCGGGTACGAGGCCCTGTGCCGCGGCGAGAGCGTCGAACTGCCGCCCGCCCCCAGCTATCTCGACTTCGCCGAGGAGCAGCGCCGCCGCTACCTGTCCATCGACGACCGCGACGAACGCCTCGGCCACTGGAAGGCGTTCATGGGGCAGGAGGGTGAGTTCTTCCCCCGCTTCCCCCTCGACCTCGGCGTCGAGCCGGGCCGGATGTACCCGATCGTCAACGAGGCCTCCACGCTCCTGGACGCCGCCGAGGCCGAGGTGTTCGAGAAGACCTGTCTGGCGGTCGACGGCAAACCGTTCATGGGGGTGCTGGCGTCCGTCGCCGTCTGCCTGCGCGAGGCCGGCGGCCCGGGCGTCTACCGCGGCCTCATGCCGGTCAGTGAGCGCGGCCGGGACACCTGGGCGCATTCGGTGGGCTGGTTCGTCAACACGCTGCCCATCGAGTTCGACGCCTCGCCCGGCCGGGACTTCGCCCAGGTCATGGCATCCGTCCGGGCCGGTTTCACAGAGATGATGGGCCATCTCGACGTCCCGTTCGTACGGGCATGGGAGTTGCTGGCGCCCAAGGAGTTCGCCGCCCGTTCCTGGCCGTACCCGGTGAACTTCTTCTCGTACATCGACATGCGCAAGTGTCCCGGGGCCGAGCGCCACGACGAGTGGCGGCCCACCACCCACGTGTGGTCGGCGCGCGCCAACGGGGCCTGTTCCTGGTTCCAGCGGGACGCGGAGGGAATGCACATGAACTCGCTCTACGTCGACACCCCGGCGGCCCGCCGGACCATGGGCGAATTCCAGGAGGCGCTGCGCCTGACCGTCCAGGGGATCGCGCGCTCGGGCGGCTTCCGCCGGCCCATCGCGCTGACCGCGCCGCGGCGGCCCGTGCGGACCCCGCTGGACGTGGCCGCGTTCGCCCGGCGCGGCTGAGCCGCCGCCCCGCGACCGGGCCGGTCAGGCCGGGCGGGAGGCCGCCCGCAGACCGGCTCGCGGGGTGCGCCGCAGCAGGGCGATCCCGACGGCGCAGGCCCAGTAGACGAACAGGGCGGCGGTCATCGCCGTGTTGCCCCAGCCCACGGCGCTGTAGAAGCGGGCGGCGTCCGTCCCGAAGAACAGGGAGGGCACGAAGGCGAGGTTGACGGCCGCGATGGCGTGGGCCGTGTACCCGGTCCAGCGCGGCAGGATCCCGGCGCGCAGGATCGCGTACCCGGCGGCGGCCAGCAGGACCGCCGTCAGCAGCCGGGCGGCCGATCCGTGCAGCAGCATGTTGGCGTGGGCGAGCGGGCCGTCCACGGTCGGGTCGAGGCCCCCGCCGGGGTTCTCAAGGACGATGCCCGCCTCGACGGACGCGGCGACCAGGGTGACGGTCACGTAGGCCAGCCCGGCGCCGAAGACCACGGTGGCGAGCCAGTCGAAGGCGGGGCCCGCGCCGCGGATGACGTGGCGCAGGCCTGCGAGGAAGCCCAACAGGGCGGCGCAGGTGAGGAGGTTGAGGAGGATCCGGGCCAGGACGTTGCCGGCGGGCGGCGGTCCCGGGTGGACGAAGTACAGCGGTACGGCGACGGCGGCGAGGGCGCCCGCCGATATGCCGCACAGACCCACGAGCCGTAAGACGTGGTTCTCGTTCATCCGTTTCCTTCCTTGGCGGGTGAGGAGCTCTCGATGCCGTCGAGCAGCCGCGCGATGCCGCAGGCGACGATCGGTTCGACCGCACCGTCCTCGTCCTCCCCCAGGCCCGGCTCGCCCGCGAGTGCGCAGAGCGTGGGGAAGTTCCCGGGGTCGAGGCGCTCGGCGAGGATCCGTCCGTACGAGGCGGCGCCGGCCGGATCGAGTTCGGTGGCGATCCGTGCCAGGTCGCGCACGGCGCCGGAGATGAAGGTGGCGAGCGGGATCAGTTCGCCGCGGCCGGCGCCCGAGCGGGCCAGGGGGCTCAGCAGCGCTTCGAACCAAGCGAGTTCGTTCGGTCCGACCGGGGCGCTCGCCGTCGGGATCCGCACCATCCACGGGTGGCGTCCGTACGTGGACCAGAGCGCGTCGACCCAGGCCTCGACCTCGGCGCGCCACCCCTCCCCGGTGGCCGCGGGCGGGCGGCCGGCGGCGGCGTCGGCCATCGCCGCGAGCAGGTGTTCGCGGCCGGGCACGTGGCGGTAGAGGGCCATCGCCGTGCAGCCCAGCTCGGTGGCCACACGCTGCATCGACAGTGCGTCCAGCCCGTCGGCGTCGACGACGGCGACGGCCGCGTCGACGATCCGGCGCGGCGTGAGGCGCGGGCGGCCGTCGGCCGTCCGCTCGGCGCCCACGCGCCAGAGCAGGTCGGCGACGGTGGCGAGATCGGGCGGGGCGGCGGATCCGCCGCCCGGGCGGCGGGGCGCAGGGGACATCGGGGCCTTCCTCTCCGACTGGCGTGGATGTTTACTTCATACACAAAGTATATGGCGTAAACATGCAGGGCAAGAGGAAACTCAGGACGGGTCCAAGGAGGGGCCTGAACGGGCTCCCCGGCCTCCCGCCGCACTCCCCACGGGATCAGAGGCGGGCCGCGCGGCCCAGCAGCAGGGTCCGTTCCTGTTCGTTGCGCGTGAGCGAGGCCGCCCGCTCGAACTCCGCGCGGGCCTCTGCCGTCCGGCCCAGCCGCTCCAGCAGGTCGCCCCGTACGCTCGGCAGCAAGTGGTAGGCGCTCAGGGCCGGTTCTTGCGCCAGGGCGTCGACGAGCGGCAGAGCCGCCTCCGGCCCCTCGGCCATCGAGACCGCGACCGCCCGGTTCAGCTCCACCACCGGGGACGGGACCAGCCGGACGAGCCGCCCGTACAGTGCGGCGATCCTCGGCCAGTCCGTTTCCTCGTAACGGACCGCCGCCGCGTGGCAGCCGGCGATGGCGGCCTGGACGGAGTACGGGCCGCTCCCGGCCCGGCCCAGCGCCCGGGCTCCGCGGTGGATGAGCATGCGGTTCCATCTGGCCCGGTTCTGGTCGGCGAGCAGCACCGGTTCCCCGTCGGGGCCGGTGCGGGCGGCGATCCGGGAGGCCTGGAACTCCAGCAGCGCGGTCAGGCCGTGCACCTCGGGCTCCTTGGGCATCAGGGCGGCCAGTACGCGGGCCAGGCGCAGGGCGTCCTCGCACAGGGCGGGGCGGACGAGGTCGTCCCCGGCGGTGGCCGAGTACCCCTCGTTGAAGACGAGGTAGATGACCTCCAGGACCGAGGAGAGCCGCCCCTCGCGGTCGGCGCCGTACGGGACCTCGAAGGGCACCCCGGCCTTGGCCAGGGCCCGCTTCGCCCGGACGATGCGCTGGGCGACGGTGGCCTCGGAGGTGAGGAAGGCTCGGGCGATCTCCGGGGTGGTCAGCCCTCCCATCAGGCGCAGGGTGAGCGCGATCCTCGCCTCGGTGGCGAGGACGGGGTGGCAGGAGGTGAAGATCAGGCGCAGCAGGTCGTCGTCGATGTCCTCGGGGTCGGCCGGTTCGGGAGGCGGTGGCACCTCCTCCAGGGTCCGGCCGACCTCCGCGAGCTTGCGGGCGTACGTCTCCTTGCGGCGGACGAGGTCGATCGCGCGGTGTTTGGCGGTGGCCGTGAGCCAGGCGCCCGGCCGGTCCGGGACGCCCGTCTGCGGCCACT is drawn from Streptomyces sp. NBC_01232 and contains these coding sequences:
- a CDS encoding response regulator transcription factor, with amino-acid sequence MTTPEAPQAPRVLIADDQDLVRTGFRLILTARGIDVVGVAADGVEAVAAVRRLRPDVVLLDIRMPNMDGLEAARRILAEAPYCRVIMLTTFDLDQYVYAALAAGASGFLLKDVTPEHLAAAVRLVSTGDALLSPSITRRLVERCGPGAAGPDRAAADSVPRELTALTPREREVLTLMGHGRSNAELARELTLSEATVKTHVARIFAKLSLRDRAQAVVLAYETGLVTPGSVTAARSGPRPEPAG
- a CDS encoding sensor histidine kinase; this encodes MGLIIAVVAACGSAAVAGALAVALLRARRGHRRALEERGWLLERERESAAGTAVDAERARIAAELHDIVSHNVSLMVVQAGAAREVLTTMPDEAAAAMAAVERAGRNTMTELRHLLGLLAPAQDGADEPYGAPADRLAPQPSLARLSRLIDEFAFAGLPVEVRMSGDPRPLPAGIDVTAYRIIQEALTNALKHGDGGRTEVTVRYQEHALRVEVLGDGPSVLTGGAPGPRPAGDRDRPKTEGAGRGLIGLRERVAVYGGDLDARRRLGGGYRVRARLPLGRP
- a CDS encoding ABC transporter ATP-binding protein, whose product is MTTDHDIARQVVVRLDGVHKEYGDAKALDGLSLEIRAGDAVAVMGPSGCGKSTLLNMVAGLDRPTSGTVEVQGQDLGGLNETGLALFRRRHIGMIFQFFNLIDDLPVLDNVALAAQLTGTPARQARRRALELLDELGVAGRRNNYPATLSGGERQRVSVARALMNRPALLLADEPTGALDSRSGEQVMDLLIDLNQIGQTLLIVTHDPQLAARCASRLVEVADGRVARQSALEATA
- a CDS encoding ABC transporter permease, coding for MSAVWRASRAAVRRRRLQTFVIGLVVLCSTTTVLLALGLLDAASSPFDRAYAAQRGAHTVATFDTAKVSPGQLERTARQPGVEAAAGPFGQGVVDVPEGWLWMSGGSLTVVGRADPGGPVDRIELLEGHWATAPGEIVVGWPSNGSPGPRMLGTRLPVPGGAPLTVVGFAASMTKSASAWVTPEQMAAMRPSAAQMLYRFSDSSTDARLASSLARATSGVPEGALTSAQTHLALKEAFSALADAYLPFMTLFGVLGLLVSALIVGNVVSGAVVSGYRHIGVLKALGFTPNQVVAVYLTMMAVPAVVGAVLGTLLGNALADPILNVAFSGIETGRAAVGEVGAWVSAVCLLGMPALVLLTALVPALRAHRLSAARAISAGGAPRTGRGLRVQRLLGATPLPRPVSLGLGQPFARPGRTLLTMAAIVLGVTTVTLATGLTSTMLAFGEAGRGQPGARIHVEAGGPRNGRPAPPLGDVATEERLRSLPGAAAVRARALARVSLTGQSRPVFANFYRGDDASAAGRIARGREARAAGEVTAGPAFLTQHGLKVGDRVTLAMNGRQVTTSVVGELVEGNAQALDATWPTLVQLSPDARAAEYEVRLVPGADARAYAEAAGAADPGLRVSVLDNRNAATTTVVAFSSVFTVLLSIVAALGVFNTVLLSTRERRRDLGTLKSIGMTPRQVVAMTVTSVAGVGAVGGLLGVPLGMVAHRLLVDNVGVVTFPESMKDVWHAPHMTGLLLAGVAISLLGALVPARSAARMTIAAALHTE
- a CDS encoding condensation domain-containing protein, giving the protein MRQFPLEMHHMAPGRVVEWRLGSTAAEAGGPGAPGDAGDPAGRMASFNQDKHFTVAEESRAADDPVASWVAVTFEVTGPLDERALAQSLLAFVQRHEVLRCAFRRLAGEVACEPFDPAGLTLEAQQVGEFGSSEQLGAFLVERFKRSIDTLSWPLFIMGAVVREESSTVYLAFDHIVCDGMSMPIVAREVSTGYEALCRGESVELPPAPSYLDFAEEQRRRYLSIDDRDERLGHWKAFMGQEGEFFPRFPLDLGVEPGRMYPIVNEASTLLDAAEAEVFEKTCLAVDGKPFMGVLASVAVCLREAGGPGVYRGLMPVSERGRDTWAHSVGWFVNTLPIEFDASPGRDFAQVMASVRAGFTEMMGHLDVPFVRAWELLAPKEFAARSWPYPVNFFSYIDMRKCPGAERHDEWRPTTHVWSARANGACSWFQRDAEGMHMNSLYVDTPAARRTMGEFQEALRLTVQGIARSGGFRRPIALTAPRRPVRTPLDVAAFARRG
- a CDS encoding TetR/AcrR family transcriptional regulator C-terminal domain-containing protein; translated protein: MSPAPRRPGGGSAAPPDLATVADLLWRVGAERTADGRPRLTPRRIVDAAVAVVDADGLDALSMQRVATELGCTAMALYRHVPGREHLLAAMADAAAGRPPAATGEGWRAEVEAWVDALWSTYGRHPWMVRIPTASAPVGPNELAWFEALLSPLARSGAGRGELIPLATFISGAVRDLARIATELDPAGAASYGRILAERLDPGNFPTLCALAGEPGLGEDEDGAVEPIVACGIARLLDGIESSSPAKEGNG
- a CDS encoding RNA polymerase sigma factor, with the translated sequence MSAAQAVEAVFRIESARIIAGVARIVRDVGIAEEIAQDALVAALEQWPQTGVPDRPGAWLTATAKHRAIDLVRRKETYARKLAEVGRTLEEVPPPPEPADPEDIDDDLLRLIFTSCHPVLATEARIALTLRLMGGLTTPEIARAFLTSEATVAQRIVRAKRALAKAGVPFEVPYGADREGRLSSVLEVIYLVFNEGYSATAGDDLVRPALCEDALRLARVLAALMPKEPEVHGLTALLEFQASRIAARTGPDGEPVLLADQNRARWNRMLIHRGARALGRAGSGPYSVQAAIAGCHAAAVRYEETDWPRIAALYGRLVRLVPSPVVELNRAVAVSMAEGPEAALPLVDALAQEPALSAYHLLPSVRGDLLERLGRTAEARAEFERAASLTRNEQERTLLLGRAARL